One genomic window of Fusarium keratoplasticum isolate Fu6.1 chromosome 3, whole genome shotgun sequence includes the following:
- a CDS encoding 2-dehydropantoate 2-reductase translates to MADSGRVNVVFIGAGAVGCFYASRLHHPSHNVHVSLVARSNYAAIQKDGVKLLTRTFGDYTFTPDGAFPSVDAAAAAPEDASGAKRDWHYIFVTTKALPDISDDSSIITPLVGPKSCIVLIQNGVGVEEPFRKRFPDTPIVSAVTVVSAEQTSPGTIRQNRWTRISIGPYTDGLGAEDSDLGRRGTECTEALRRWWTDLGGIRDVEPHDEVGLQTVRWHKLCINSAMNPSAVLSGGRGNADMVADDELRRHLLGVMHEIRDAVPRILGRPFPEYMAAPEKIVESTARNKGARPSMLLDWEAGKPLELEVILGNPVRIARERGVEMPRLQSLYALLRSAQAMRKVAKGKL, encoded by the exons ATGGCGGACAGCGG TCGTGTTAATGTCGTCTTTATCGGCGCGGGCGCCGTGGGCTGCTTCTATGCTTcccgcctccatcat CCATCCCACAATGTCCATGTGTCACTTGTAGCGCGCTCAAACTACGCCGCTATACAGAAGGACGGCGTCAAGCTCCTCACCCGGACCTTTGGTGACTACACCTTCACTCCGGATGGAGCCTTTCCCTCTGTtgatgccgccgccgccgctccgGAGGATGCGTCAGGGGCAAAGCGCGACTGGCACTACATCTTTGTGACCACAAAGGCCCTCCCGGATATCAGCGATGACTCGAGCATCATCACACCGCTGGTCGGACCCAAGTCGTGCATCGTGCTCATCCAGAACggcgtcggcgtcgaggagCCCTTCCGCAAGCGCTTCCCCGACACCCCCATCGTCAGCGCCGTTACCGTCGTCAGCGCGGAGCAGACGTCGCCCGGCACCATCCGGCAGAACCGCTGGACGCGCATCAGCATCGGCCCTTACACCGACGGTCTCGGTGCCGAAGACTCCGACCTCGGCCGCCGCGGCACCGAGTGCACCGAGGCCCTGCGCCGCTGGTGGACGGACCTGGGCGGCATCCGCGACGTCGAGCCGCACGACGAGGTCGGGCTGCAGACGGTTCGGTGGCACAAGCTGTGCATCAACTCTGCCATGAACCCCTCGGCCGTTCTGTCTGGCGGACGGGGTAACGCTGACATGGTggccgatgatgagctccGACGACACCTCCTGGGGGTCATGCACGAGATCCGGGACGCGGTGCCGCGGATCCTGGGACGGCCCTTCCCTGAGTATATGGCCGCTCCAGAGAAAATTGTCGAGAGCACGGCGCGAAACAAGGGTGCCCGTCCAAGTATGCTTCTCGACTGGGAAGCCGGCAAGCCCCTGGAGCTCGAGGTGATTCTCGGGAACCCAGTGAGGATCGCGAGGGAGAGGGGTGTTGAGATGCCGAGGCTGCAGAGCCTCTACGCGCTTCTGAGGTCTGCTCAGGCCATGAGGAAGGTGGCCAAGGGGAAGCTATGA